The Salinibaculum sp. SYNS191 genome has a window encoding:
- a CDS encoding SDR family oxidoreductase: MTPDVTEPPEVTADDIQTVDDEHFTSETVAIVTGGASGIGRATAVALASNGLTVVATDVDEEGLAETVDRAAACDADGTVETVTANLVDEDEIAAMVTAAAELGDVRYVANIAGLQHISPIEEFPTEKFDLMHDVMLRGPFLVAKHAIPHIRETDDGVGAIGNMASIHGHIATKDKVAYITAKFGLRGLTQCIAAEGGGDLRGFSVSTGYVKTPLVTNQIPDTAEERDISEQEVVEDVMLGESRVKEMMEPVDVANLFTFGFSKRGRHLNGGDLTWDGGHLYTY, translated from the coding sequence ATGACACCCGACGTCACAGAACCGCCGGAAGTGACCGCGGACGACATCCAGACGGTCGACGACGAGCACTTCACATCGGAGACAGTCGCCATCGTCACCGGTGGGGCCTCCGGCATCGGCCGGGCGACGGCCGTCGCCCTCGCGTCCAACGGCCTGACGGTCGTCGCCACCGACGTCGACGAGGAGGGGCTGGCGGAGACGGTCGACCGGGCGGCCGCCTGCGACGCCGACGGCACCGTCGAGACGGTGACTGCGAACCTCGTCGACGAAGACGAGATAGCGGCGATGGTGACGGCGGCCGCGGAACTGGGCGACGTCCGCTACGTCGCGAACATCGCCGGCCTCCAGCACATCTCGCCTATCGAGGAGTTCCCCACCGAGAAGTTCGACCTGATGCACGACGTGATGCTGCGTGGCCCCTTCCTGGTCGCGAAACACGCCATCCCGCACATCCGCGAGACGGACGACGGCGTCGGTGCCATCGGCAACATGGCCTCCATCCACGGCCACATCGCCACCAAGGACAAGGTGGCCTACATCACCGCGAAGTTCGGTCTGCGCGGGCTCACCCAGTGCATCGCGGCCGAGGGCGGCGGTGACCTCCGCGGGTTCAGCGTCTCGACGGGCTACGTGAAGACGCCGCTGGTGACGAACCAGATTCCCGACACCGCCGAGGAACGCGACATCAGCGAGCAGGAGGTCGTCGAGGACGTCATGCTCGGTGAGTCCCGCGTCAAGGAGATGATGGAACCGGTCGACGTGGCCAACCTCTTTACCTTCGGCTTCTCGAAGCGCGGCCGCCACCTCAACGGCGGTGACCTTACCTGGGACGGGGGACATCTCTACACCTACTAG